In one Lolium rigidum isolate FL_2022 chromosome 3, APGP_CSIRO_Lrig_0.1, whole genome shotgun sequence genomic region, the following are encoded:
- the LOC124697237 gene encoding mitogen-activated protein kinase kinase 9-like, producing the protein MALIREKRLPQLQLSLPIPARAAAQRPKPMFAPAPAPTPKKASTPTALSSQFRLSDFDKLAVLGRGSGGTVYKVRHRETSALYALKVQHYGDPAAAAEADILSRTASPFVVRCHSILPVAASGDIAMLLELVDGGSLDSIKSRQGAFPEAALAEVAAQALSGLAYLHARRIVHLDIKPANLLASTAGDIKVADFGIAKVLSRAGDQCTSYVGTTAYMSPERFDPEAHGGHYDPYAADVWSLGVTILELFMGRYPLLPAGQQPSWAALMCAVCFGEAPTLSDGAASHNLQGFIVACLHKDYRKRASVAELLAHPFVARRDVAVSKRALRKLVADVSLESRRT; encoded by the coding sequence ATGGCTCTCATAAGGGAGAAGAGACTTCCGCAACTCCAGCTCTCCCTGCCCATCCCGGCCCGCGCCGCTGCCCAGCGTCCCAAACCAATGTTCGCGCCGGCACCGGCGCCGACGCCGAAGAAGGCATCGACACCAACGGCACTGTCCAGCCAGTTCCGCCTCTCCGATTTCGATAAGCTCGCCGTGCTGGGCCGAGGGAGCGGCGGCACCGTGTACAAGGTCCGGCATCGCGAGACGAGCGCGCTCTACGCGCTCAAGGTCCAGCACTACGGCGACCCGGCCGCGGCCGCCGAGGCGGACATCCTCAGCCGCACGGCCTCGCCGTTCGTCGTCCGGTGCCATTCCATTCTCCCGGTTGCCGCCTCCGGTGACATCGCGATGCTCCTTGAGCTAGTAGACGGCGGATCGCTCGACTCCATCAAGAGCCGCCAGGGCGCCTTCCCGGAGGCCGCGCTCGCGGAGGTAGCAGCTCAGGCTCTGTCGGGCTTGGCATATCTCCACGCTCGCCGCATCGTGCACCTCGACATCAAGCCGGCGAACCTCCTCGCCAGCACAGCCGGGGATATCAAGGTCGCCGACTTCGGCATCGCCAAGGTGCTCTCTCGCGCCGGCGACCAGTGCACGTCGTATGTGGGCACCACCGCGTATATGAGCCCCGAGCGCTTCGACCCCGAGGCGCACGGCGGGCACTACGACCCGTACGCCGCCGATGTCTGGAGCCTGGGGGTCACCATCCTTGAGCTCTTCATGGGCCGGTACCCGCTCCTCCCTGCCGGGCAGCAGCCGAGCTGGGCGGCACTCATGTGCGCCGTCTGCTTCGGTGAGGCGCCCACGCTCTCCGACGGAGCAGCGTCACATAATCTTCAGGGTTTTATCGTCGCGTGCCTGCACAAAGACTACCGCAAGAGGGCGTCCGTGGCGGAGCTGCTTGCTCATCCATTTGTTGCCCGGAGGGATGTGGCAGTGTCCAAGCGCGCGCTCCGGAAGCTGGTCGCCGACGTCTCGTTAGAGAGCCGGCGAACGTGA